CCGGCAACTACGCTGAGGGCATGCGGATTTCGGTGGCGGCGGACGAGCGGGTGGGAATAGCCGCGGAACTGGTCGATGAACTGGGCAAGCGCGGCCACGACCTCGTGCTGCACGGGGCGCTGTCCGCCGAGGAGCGCGACGACTGGGCGTGGGCCAGCGAGGCGGCGGCCCGCGACGTCGCGTCCGGACACGCCGACCAGGCCGTCGTCTGCTGCTGGACCGGAACGGGCGCCTCGATCGCGGCCAAC
Above is a genomic segment from Nocardia sputorum containing:
- a CDS encoding RpiB/LacA/LacB family sugar-phosphate isomerase, with translation MRISVAADERVGIAAELVDELGKRGHDLVLHGALSAEERDDWAWASEAAARDVASGHADQAVVCCWTGTGASIAANKVAGVRAALCADASTAAGARTWNDANVLALSLRSTSSAELREILDAWFTTDPSSSPDDQANIAHLAEMERRS